In Paenibacillus sp. BIC5C1, a genomic segment contains:
- a CDS encoding ABC transporter permease — protein sequence MVQTILTRLATSLLVILGASVLVYCIMYLLPGDPVLLMLDPSSATPEMIQNLRVQLGLDQPFYIQFANYFGDMLRGDFGKSMINSDPVLPKILEHFPATLALTALSSIIAITIGITLGVLSAIHRNGVIDFIARLVGLFGISMPTFWTGILLILLFSVQLGWFPAMGSDGFSSLVLPAATLGLVGAGFIVRMVRNSMLEVVNEPFIVALRAKGLSQRTIMYGHALRNALIPAVTVIGMLIGDLLAGTVMVETVFSRQGIGRIIADALMAKDLPVVQGVVFFTAMIYVVLNLLVDISYAYIDPRVRRAVRT from the coding sequence ATGGTTCAAACGATACTGACAAGACTTGCTACATCGCTTCTGGTTATTTTGGGAGCTTCGGTGTTGGTGTACTGCATCATGTATCTGCTGCCGGGTGATCCGGTCCTGCTTATGCTGGACCCGTCATCGGCAACACCCGAGATGATTCAGAACTTGCGGGTTCAGCTCGGTCTGGATCAGCCGTTTTACATCCAGTTTGCCAACTATTTCGGAGACATGCTGCGTGGGGATTTCGGCAAATCCATGATTAATTCCGACCCGGTGCTGCCCAAAATATTGGAACATTTCCCTGCCACACTGGCGCTGACCGCGCTCAGCTCAATCATAGCGATAACCATTGGCATTACACTCGGCGTACTGTCTGCCATTCATCGTAATGGCGTAATTGATTTTATCGCCCGGCTCGTTGGATTGTTTGGTATCTCTATGCCAACCTTCTGGACCGGCATCCTGCTGATCCTGCTGTTCTCGGTCCAGCTCGGCTGGTTTCCGGCGATGGGCTCGGACGGATTCAGTTCATTGGTGCTTCCTGCTGCAACACTGGGCCTCGTCGGTGCGGGTTTCATCGTACGTATGGTGCGCAACAGCATGCTGGAAGTGGTGAACGAACCTTTTATCGTGGCATTACGAGCAAAAGGTCTTTCACAACGGACCATCATGTACGGTCATGCGCTGCGTAATGCACTGATTCCTGCGGTGACGGTCATCGGCATGTTGATTGGTGATTTGCTTGCTGGAACCGTCATGGTGGAGACAGTCTTCTCCAGACAAGGCATCGGCAGAATCATCGCGGATGCATTGATGGCCAAAGACCTGCCTGTTGTGCAGGGCGTAGTCTTTTTCACAGCAATGATCTATGTCGTGTTGAATTTACTGGTGGATATCTCTTATGCGTACATTGATCCCAGAGTTAGGCGTGCAGTCCGAACATGA